From Pandoraea norimbergensis, the proteins below share one genomic window:
- a CDS encoding efflux RND transporter periplasmic adaptor subunit: MHVKRSSLGMVTAVALAVLTLAACGKKPQQPQGMVPEVGVVTLQPQNVTLTTDLPGRTSPYRVADVRARVDGIVLKRDFTEGGEVKAGQRLYKIDPATYQAAYENAKATLAKAVANQASTKLLADRYKSLVAVEAVSKQDYDNAVAAALQADADVAAGKAAVDTARINLGYTDVPAPITGRTGLSQVTEGAYVQSGAATLMTTVQQIDPMYVDVTQSATDGLRLRRALADGKLQSAGPNAAKVELTLEDGSKYPLDGKLQFSDITVDQTTGSVTVRAIFPNPNRELLPGMFVHAKLAEGVKEGGLLVPQQGVTRDQKGQPTALVVNKEGKAELRQLVTDRAIGDKWLVTSGLSAGEQVIVSGLQKARPGAPVKAVPAQLPGAAPAPAGASAPAAADPATQASAASAAKAQ; the protein is encoded by the coding sequence ATGCACGTCAAGAGAAGTTCACTGGGGATGGTCACTGCCGTGGCACTCGCGGTTTTGACCCTGGCCGCGTGCGGCAAGAAGCCGCAGCAGCCGCAGGGCATGGTGCCGGAAGTTGGCGTCGTGACGCTGCAACCTCAGAACGTAACACTGACGACCGACCTGCCCGGACGCACCTCGCCCTACCGCGTCGCCGACGTGCGTGCGCGCGTCGACGGCATCGTGCTCAAGCGCGACTTCACTGAAGGCGGCGAGGTCAAGGCAGGACAGCGTCTGTACAAGATCGATCCGGCCACCTATCAGGCCGCCTACGAGAACGCCAAGGCGACGCTCGCCAAGGCTGTGGCGAATCAGGCATCCACCAAGCTGCTGGCCGACCGTTACAAGTCGCTGGTGGCCGTTGAAGCCGTGTCGAAGCAGGACTACGACAACGCTGTGGCCGCCGCACTGCAAGCCGATGCCGACGTTGCTGCCGGCAAGGCTGCCGTCGATACGGCACGCATCAACCTCGGCTACACCGACGTACCGGCCCCGATTACGGGTCGCACGGGGCTGTCGCAAGTGACCGAAGGCGCATACGTGCAGTCGGGTGCCGCCACGCTGATGACCACGGTGCAGCAGATCGATCCGATGTACGTGGATGTCACGCAATCGGCCACCGACGGCCTGCGTCTGCGCCGCGCACTGGCCGACGGCAAGCTGCAAAGCGCGGGTCCGAACGCTGCCAAGGTGGAACTGACGCTGGAAGACGGCAGCAAGTATCCGCTCGACGGCAAGCTGCAATTCTCGGACATCACCGTCGACCAGACCACCGGCTCGGTGACCGTGCGCGCGATCTTCCCGAACCCCAACCGCGAGTTGCTGCCGGGCATGTTCGTGCACGCCAAGCTGGCCGAGGGTGTGAAGGAAGGCGGGTTGCTGGTGCCGCAACAAGGCGTCACGCGTGACCAGAAGGGCCAGCCGACCGCACTCGTCGTGAACAAGGAAGGCAAGGCCGAACTGCGCCAACTGGTGACCGATCGTGCGATCGGCGACAAGTGGCTGGTGACGTCGGGTCTGTCTGCGGGCGAACAGGTGATCGTTTCGGGTCTGCAAAAGGCGCGTCCGGGCGCACCGGTGAAGGCCGTGCCGGCGCAACTGCCGGGTGCTGCGCCGGCACCGGCGGGTGCCAGCGCACCGGCCGCTGCCGACCCTGCCACGCAGGCGAGTGCTGCTTCGGCCGCCAAAGCTCAATAA
- a CDS encoding acyl-CoA-binding protein: MSDLQARFDEAVAQSKTLPERPDNLTLLRIYALYKQGTEGDVSGARPGAMDFVGRAKYDAWEMLKGKTKDDVQQAYVELIETLKQG; encoded by the coding sequence ATGAGCGATCTTCAAGCCCGTTTCGACGAGGCAGTGGCACAGTCCAAGACGCTGCCCGAACGCCCCGACAATCTCACGCTGCTGCGCATTTACGCGTTGTATAAGCAAGGCACGGAAGGCGACGTGTCGGGCGCACGTCCGGGCGCGATGGATTTCGTTGGCCGCGCCAAGTACGACGCGTGGGAAATGCTCAAGGGCAAGACGAAAGACGACGTGCAACAGGCGTACGTCGAGTTGATCGAAACGCTCAAGCAGGGCTGA
- a CDS encoding PilW family protein translates to MRRLVMGRRRCPARAWHARGFTLLELTLAMPLGLLVVMAAIAIYLAGLRLWRVQVARLDVQQRAVFALTQLTRAVQMAGYRNWDPMEGGAMPPLTGKRDWVSLRAADECASSVETCPRRGWQGSALMEVQYHGAGVKPGNGAIQNCGGKRAPTTFYSNDRHINIFYVAKGEDGSPSLFCRYNDPEKMPSKLKPGQVLVAGIEAMYVRLGVRGGGSRVIGGERMFWIDPVKSARGKPPLVPIGMRDWEDVEAVAFSLVLRGAPRAGAKKGIARVVEVFDAKSGGGMYKRLSDAGQFHLQVFTAIAYRRNDGGFGKEAAWLASSS, encoded by the coding sequence ATGAGACGTCTCGTCATGGGTCGCCGCCGGTGCCCCGCCCGCGCATGGCATGCGAGGGGATTTACGCTGCTGGAACTCACGCTCGCGATGCCATTGGGGTTGTTGGTGGTGATGGCCGCCATCGCCATCTATCTCGCCGGCCTCAGGCTCTGGCGCGTGCAAGTCGCGCGGCTGGACGTACAGCAACGGGCCGTCTTTGCGCTGACGCAACTCACGCGTGCCGTCCAAATGGCGGGATATCGCAACTGGGACCCAATGGAAGGCGGTGCGATGCCGCCACTCACAGGCAAGCGTGATTGGGTTTCGCTTCGTGCCGCGGACGAATGCGCGAGCAGCGTTGAGACATGTCCACGCCGGGGCTGGCAGGGGAGCGCACTCATGGAAGTGCAGTACCACGGGGCCGGTGTGAAACCCGGTAACGGAGCGATTCAGAACTGCGGCGGGAAACGCGCGCCAACGACCTTCTACTCGAATGACCGGCACATCAACATCTTCTATGTCGCCAAGGGCGAGGACGGCTCGCCGTCGCTGTTCTGCCGATACAACGACCCGGAAAAAATGCCGTCGAAGCTGAAGCCGGGACAGGTGTTGGTGGCGGGTATCGAGGCGATGTATGTGCGATTGGGGGTGCGTGGTGGTGGCAGTCGCGTTATCGGCGGAGAACGGATGTTCTGGATTGATCCGGTGAAAAGTGCACGAGGAAAGCCTCCGCTCGTGCCGATTGGCATGCGCGATTGGGAAGACGTTGAGGCGGTGGCTTTTTCACTTGTGCTGCGTGGCGCGCCTCGTGCGGGCGCGAAGAAAGGCATCGCACGCGTGGTCGAGGTCTTTGACGCGAAGTCTGGCGGGGGGATGTACAAGCGGCTTTCCGATGCGGGTCAGTTCCACCTGCAAGTGTTTACTGCCATTGCGTATCGACGC
- the adeC gene encoding AdeC/AdeK/OprM family multidrug efflux complex outer membrane factor, with product MKHKALPIALAAAFLAGCTLAPHYERPEAPVSTTFPTGPAYKTPGAANQNGATDRNAVIAAELGWRDFFTDPRLQKLIEIALENNRDLRVSMLNVDAARAQYQIQRAALLPNVGVAGQGSVQRSPADLSSSGRAGISRSYQVGVGFTSYELDLFGRIQSLKDQALETYLSTEDNAKAAQITLVSEVASAYLTLLADQELLKLTSDTLKSQQSSYDLTKRSFDVGTASGLDLRQAQTPVDTARANFAQYTRQVAQDENALTLLIGQPLPADLPSGRPLDGQGLLADLPAGLPSDLLLRRPDITAAEHTLKGANANIGAARAAFFPSISLTASAGTASASLSNLFKGGQGAWAFAPTITLPIFAGGQNIANLELAKVQKRIDIAQYEKSIQTAFREVSDGLAARGTLDDQVSAQESLVKASDESYKLSDLRYRNGVDSYLNALVSQRSLYTAQQSLIATRLARWTNLVTLYKALGGGWEERTVPANANAASAPAASAS from the coding sequence ATGAAGCACAAAGCATTGCCGATTGCCTTGGCGGCAGCGTTCCTGGCAGGCTGTACCCTCGCACCGCACTATGAGCGGCCCGAGGCACCGGTCTCCACGACGTTCCCCACTGGCCCGGCTTACAAAACGCCTGGTGCGGCCAACCAGAACGGCGCGACCGATCGCAATGCGGTCATCGCGGCCGAGCTGGGCTGGCGCGACTTCTTTACCGATCCGCGTTTGCAGAAGCTGATCGAGATCGCGTTGGAGAACAACCGCGATCTGCGAGTCTCGATGTTGAACGTGGATGCTGCGCGTGCGCAGTATCAGATCCAGCGTGCGGCGTTGCTGCCGAACGTTGGCGTGGCAGGGCAGGGCTCGGTGCAGCGTTCGCCGGCCGACCTGTCGTCGTCGGGGCGCGCGGGCATCAGCCGCAGCTATCAGGTCGGTGTGGGCTTCACGTCGTATGAGCTCGATCTGTTCGGTCGTATCCAGAGCCTGAAGGATCAGGCGTTGGAGACGTACCTCTCGACCGAAGACAACGCGAAGGCTGCGCAGATCACGCTGGTGTCGGAAGTTGCGTCGGCGTATCTGACGTTGCTGGCCGATCAGGAACTGCTCAAGCTCACGTCCGACACGCTCAAGAGCCAGCAATCGTCGTACGACCTGACCAAGCGCAGTTTTGACGTGGGCACGGCCTCCGGGCTGGATCTGCGTCAAGCGCAAACGCCGGTCGATACGGCGCGTGCAAACTTTGCGCAGTACACGCGTCAGGTCGCACAGGACGAGAACGCGCTGACGCTGCTCATCGGCCAGCCGTTGCCGGCCGATCTGCCGTCAGGGCGTCCGCTCGACGGGCAAGGGTTGTTGGCCGATCTGCCGGCGGGGCTGCCGTCCGATCTGCTGCTGCGCCGCCCGGACATTACGGCGGCCGAGCACACGCTCAAGGGCGCCAACGCCAATATCGGCGCGGCACGTGCGGCGTTCTTCCCGTCGATCTCGCTCACTGCGAGCGCGGGCACGGCGAGCGCGTCGTTGAGCAACTTGTTCAAGGGCGGCCAGGGTGCGTGGGCGTTTGCGCCGACCATCACGTTGCCGATCTTCGCGGGCGGGCAGAACATCGCCAACCTCGAATTGGCCAAGGTGCAAAAGCGTATCGACATCGCGCAGTACGAGAAGTCGATTCAGACGGCATTCCGCGAAGTCTCGGACGGGCTGGCAGCACGCGGCACGCTCGACGATCAGGTGTCGGCGCAAGAATCGCTCGTGAAGGCGAGCGACGAGAGCTACAAGCTCTCGGACCTGCGCTACCGTAATGGCGTGGACAGCTACCTGAACGCGCTGGTTTCGCAGCGCTCGCTGTACACGGCGCAGCAGTCGTTGATCGCAACGCGTCTGGCCCGCTGGACCAACCTCGTGACGCTGTACAAGGCGCTCGGCGGTGGTTGGGAAGAGCGTACGGTCCCGGCGAACGCCAACGCCGCATCGGCACCGGCAGCATCGGCGTCGTGA
- a CDS encoding efflux RND transporter permease subunit, translating into MAKFFIDRPIFAWVIAIVIMLAGALSILKLPVSQYPPIAPPSVQITATYPGASAQTVQDTVTQVIEQQMNGIDNLEYMSSTSDGSGTAQITLTFSQGTNPDIAQVQVQNKLQLATPLLPQQVQQQGIKVAKATKNFLLVIGAYSDDGQMTDIDLANYIAANVQDPISRVNGVGQVQLFGSQYAMRVWVDPQKLNGYNLTVIDVSNAIQSQNVQISAGELGGAPAVKGQQLNATVTAQSRLQTPEQFRKILLKVNKDGSQVRLGDVARIELGGESYQVVARYNGKPAAGLAITLATGANALQTATAVKQAVTELEPYFPPSMKVDYPYDTTPFVKISIEEVIKTLIEGIVLVFLVMYLFLQNLRATIIPTIAVPVVLLGTFGIMGAAGFSINTLSMFGLVLAIGLLVDDAIVVVENVERVMAEEGLSPKEATKKAMDQIIGALVGVALVLSAVFVPMAFFGGSTGAIYRQFSLTIVAAMALSVLVAIVLTPAMCATILKPIKKGEVHEKRGFFGWFNRTFDKGSKKYQSQVERILKRSAPLMIVYVVIVAAVGFLFVRMPTAFLPDEDQGYFFNLVQLPPGATQERTLEVMKQVEKHYLEKEKDAVRSIFTVTGFGFNGRGQNVGLAFTMLRPWEDRQSSDLKVQAVIARSYQAFASVKDAMIFAINPPSVPELGNAGGIDFELQDRAGLGHDALMAARNQMLGAAAKNPNLANMRPNGLDDTPQYKVDVDEEKASALGLSIADVYNTLSASWGSSYVNDFIDRGRVKKVYVMAEAKDRMLPQDINKLFVRNASGTMVPFSAFATGKWTYGSPRLERYNGVPAVEIQGMPAPGKSSGDAMKAVEEIAKDLPPGIGLEWTGLSFEERISGSQAPALYAISILIVFLCLAALYESWSIPFSVILVVPLGVLGALLAASLRGLSNDVYFQVGLLTTVGLSAKNAILIVEFAKDLQMQGRTLMEATMEAVRLRLRPILMTSMAFILGVLPLAISNGAGSASQHAIGTGVIGGMLAATFLAIYYVPVFFVLVRKRFAHENLDTVEHPEARHEAPDAPEGPAKEGN; encoded by the coding sequence ATGGCAAAGTTTTTTATCGATCGCCCGATTTTTGCGTGGGTGATCGCGATTGTCATCATGCTGGCCGGTGCGCTTTCGATCCTGAAGCTGCCGGTCTCGCAATATCCGCCCATCGCACCGCCTTCGGTGCAGATCACCGCGACCTACCCGGGCGCTTCGGCGCAGACCGTGCAGGATACGGTTACGCAGGTGATCGAGCAGCAGATGAACGGGATCGACAACCTCGAGTACATGTCGTCGACGTCTGACGGCTCGGGTACGGCACAGATCACGCTGACCTTCTCGCAGGGCACGAACCCCGACATCGCACAGGTGCAGGTGCAGAACAAACTGCAACTTGCCACGCCGCTGCTGCCGCAGCAGGTGCAACAGCAAGGTATCAAGGTGGCCAAGGCGACCAAGAACTTCTTGCTGGTGATCGGTGCGTACTCCGACGACGGTCAGATGACCGACATCGACTTGGCGAACTACATCGCAGCCAACGTGCAGGATCCGATCAGCCGTGTGAACGGCGTGGGTCAGGTGCAGCTCTTCGGCTCGCAGTACGCCATGCGTGTCTGGGTCGATCCGCAGAAACTCAACGGCTACAACCTGACGGTCATCGACGTTTCGAACGCGATTCAGTCGCAGAACGTGCAGATTTCGGCGGGTGAGTTGGGCGGTGCACCGGCAGTCAAGGGGCAGCAGCTTAACGCCACCGTGACGGCCCAAAGCCGTCTGCAAACGCCGGAGCAGTTCCGCAAGATTCTGCTCAAGGTGAACAAGGACGGCTCGCAGGTTCGTCTGGGCGACGTTGCGCGTATCGAACTCGGCGGTGAGTCGTATCAGGTGGTGGCACGCTACAACGGCAAGCCCGCTGCCGGTCTGGCCATTACGCTGGCCACCGGTGCTAACGCGCTGCAAACGGCAACCGCCGTCAAGCAGGCGGTCACCGAACTGGAGCCGTACTTCCCGCCCAGCATGAAGGTCGACTACCCGTACGACACCACGCCGTTCGTGAAGATCTCGATCGAGGAAGTGATCAAGACCCTCATCGAAGGTATCGTGCTCGTGTTCCTCGTGATGTATCTGTTCCTGCAAAACCTGCGGGCGACGATCATCCCGACGATTGCCGTGCCGGTCGTGTTGCTGGGTACGTTCGGCATCATGGGTGCGGCAGGCTTCTCGATCAACACGCTATCGATGTTCGGGTTGGTGCTCGCCATTGGTCTGCTGGTTGACGATGCCATCGTGGTGGTGGAAAACGTCGAGCGGGTGATGGCCGAAGAGGGGCTGAGTCCGAAGGAAGCGACCAAGAAGGCCATGGACCAGATCATCGGTGCTCTGGTCGGCGTGGCGCTGGTGCTCTCGGCCGTGTTCGTGCCGATGGCGTTCTTCGGCGGCTCGACGGGGGCTATTTATCGCCAGTTCTCGCTGACCATCGTGGCGGCCATGGCGTTGTCGGTGCTGGTGGCTATCGTGCTCACGCCGGCCATGTGCGCGACGATTCTCAAGCCGATCAAGAAGGGCGAAGTGCACGAGAAGCGCGGCTTCTTCGGCTGGTTCAACCGCACGTTCGACAAGGGTTCGAAGAAGTATCAGAGCCAGGTCGAGCGCATTCTCAAGCGCAGCGCACCGCTGATGATCGTCTACGTGGTGATCGTGGCGGCGGTGGGTTTCCTGTTCGTGCGCATGCCGACGGCCTTCTTGCCGGATGAAGATCAGGGCTACTTCTTCAACCTGGTGCAGTTGCCGCCGGGCGCGACGCAAGAGCGCACGCTCGAAGTCATGAAGCAGGTCGAGAAGCACTACCTCGAGAAGGAAAAGGACGCCGTGCGTTCGATCTTCACGGTGACCGGCTTCGGCTTCAACGGCCGTGGTCAGAACGTGGGTCTGGCCTTCACGATGCTGCGTCCGTGGGAAGACCGTCAGTCGTCCGATCTCAAGGTGCAGGCCGTGATTGCGCGTTCCTATCAGGCTTTCGCAAGCGTGAAGGACGCCATGATCTTCGCGATCAACCCGCCGTCGGTGCCTGAACTGGGTAACGCGGGCGGTATCGACTTCGAACTGCAAGATCGCGCGGGCCTCGGCCACGATGCATTGATGGCGGCACGTAACCAGATGCTGGGTGCGGCGGCGAAGAACCCGAACCTTGCGAACATGCGTCCGAACGGTCTCGACGACACACCGCAGTACAAGGTGGACGTCGACGAAGAGAAGGCGTCTGCGCTGGGTCTGTCGATTGCCGACGTGTACAACACGCTCTCGGCGTCGTGGGGTTCGTCGTACGTGAACGACTTTATCGACCGTGGCCGTGTGAAGAAGGTGTACGTGATGGCAGAGGCGAAGGACCGCATGCTGCCGCAGGACATCAACAAACTCTTCGTACGTAACGCCAGCGGGACGATGGTGCCGTTCTCGGCCTTCGCGACCGGCAAGTGGACTTACGGCTCGCCACGTCTGGAGCGCTACAACGGTGTGCCGGCAGTGGAAATTCAGGGCATGCCAGCACCGGGCAAGTCGAGCGGTGACGCCATGAAGGCGGTCGAGGAGATTGCGAAGGATCTCCCGCCGGGTATCGGTCTAGAGTGGACGGGGCTGTCGTTTGAAGAGCGCATTTCCGGCTCGCAGGCACCGGCGCTGTACGCCATCTCGATTCTGATCGTGTTCTTGTGTCTGGCCGCGTTGTATGAGAGCTGGTCGATTCCGTTCTCGGTGATTCTGGTGGTGCCGCTGGGTGTGTTGGGTGCCCTGTTGGCTGCGTCGCTGCGCGGGTTGTCGAACGACGTGTACTTCCAGGTGGGTCTGTTGACGACAGTGGGTCTGTCGGCGAAGAACGCGATTCTGATCGTGGAATTCGCCAAGGATCTGCAAATGCAGGGCCGCACACTGATGGAAGCGACGATGGAAGCCGTGCGACTGCGTCTGCGCCCGATTCTGATGACGTCGATGGCGTTCATTCTCGGGGTGCTGCCGCTCGCGATTTCCAACGGTGCCGGTTCGGCTTCGCAGCACGCTATCGGTACCGGCGTGATCGGCGGTATGCTGGCGGCAACGTTCCTCGCGATCTACTACGTGCCTGTCTTCTTCGTGCTGGTGCGCAAGCGCTTCGCTCATGAAAACCTGGACACCGTGGAACATCCGGAAGCCCGTCATGAAGCACCGGACGCGCCCGAAGGCCCCGCCAAGGAAGGAAACTGA